The genomic DNA AAGCGATCGAGATCAGCTTGCCGCGCCGCGAGTTGGGCGGCCGCTTCGCGCTGCGATTCGATCAGATCAAACGGTTCCAGCCGCACCAGTTCCTGCCCCTTGGAAACGGTGGCTCCCTCTTCGACCAGCACTGCCGCGACGCGTCCGCCGACGCGCGACCCGATCCGGATCTCATCGGCTTCGATAAAACCAGAAACCTTCAGCGGCCCGGTCGCGCGTTGGCTGTACGCCAGAACGCCGATCAACACAGCGGTCAGGAGCGCCAACGGTGCAATGCGTTTTATCATTGGTGGAGGTTGTGCGTAGTGAATGAAACAGCGGTGGAGAAGCAAATCTAAGTTAGTTTAACCGCGTGGGCATCGCCCCGTGCGTCTTGACGTTACGCACGCGAGTAAAACGATCGATGGGGACGCGCGGCCCGCTGGGCACGCGGTTAAACGAATTGAGTCGGTTGGGTTGGAGTCGAGGCTTCAGCCGACGGCGCGCATCCCCTCGACGGCGCCGTGTGACGCGCGGCCCGCTGGGCACGTGGTTAAACGAATTGAGTCGGTTGGGTTGGAGTCGAGGCTTCAGCCGACGGCGCGCATCCCTCGACGATTGGCGTGTGACGCGCGGCCCGTTGGGCACGCGGTTAAACGAATTGTGCGGACCTGAGGACTGTCGGGGGCGCGAGTCAAACGATTGGCGTGGGCCCCGCGACATTTGGTGGCGAGTCGCTTATAGTTCGATCCGGCGGTGGCGGAGTTTCGGTGGAGAGTGTTAAGAGGGTCTTCGGTGATGCGGATTGGGATTCTGGGCGGGTCGTTTGATCCGGTGCACTATGGGCATCTGATGTTGGCAGAGCGGGCTCGTGAACAGCTCTCTCTGGACAAGGTCTTGTTCGTCCCTGCGGCGATGTCGCCGCTGAAGCCAACCGGTCCGGTGGCGTCGAGCGAGGCGCGGGTTGCGATGTTGCAATTGGCGATCGGAGGAAACGAAGCGTTTGAAGTCAGCCGCGTCGAGATCGATCGCGGCGGCGTCAGCTACACCTTGGATACGGTGACAGCGATTCGTGAACAGTTCCCACAGGCGGAGCTGTTTCTGATGATGGGAGCCGACCTCGTCGGTCAGCTCGGCGACTGGAAGCAGCCTGAAAAGATCTTCGCGATCGCCAAGCCAGCGATCATGAATCGTGGCGGCTATGACGCGGCGACGGCTGCGGAGATCGAACCGTTTTTGACCGACAGTGATTCAGGGCAGGTTGCCTTTCTGCAGATGCCGCAGATCGAACTATCGAGCAGCGAGCTGCGCGATCGGATCGGTGCGGGTAAAAGCATTCGCTATCACACGCCGCGAGCTGTCGAAGAATCGATCCGCGCCGAAGGCTTGTACGTTTAGGCGGTTGGTCGCAGGCGACGCTTCGAAGAGTTCTTGGGTAGATTGGTGGAGCGTCGTTGGTTCAGGAGAGGCTCGACCAAATCATCTTCACTCCCGATGCCGTCATCACGACGATCAGGAAGACAAAGATCAGCCGGTTTCCCTTTTTGATCGCCAGTTTCGCACCGACGACGCCGCCGACCACGTTCCCCATCGCCATCGCTAGGCCCGGCAACCATTCGATATAGCCGTAGACCGCGAACAGGCCGACCGCGGCGAGGGTGACTAAGAAGCCGATCAGGTTTTTGATCGCATTGGAAGCCAGCAGGTCGCCGGTGTTTAGAAGGCTCATCGCCATTAACAATAGGATCCCCATGCCCGCTTGGATGAAGCCGACGTAGATGCCGATTGCAAAAAACAGCGGCGACGTGACCCATCGCGACCTGTCGCTGGCTTGGCGAGTTTCGATCAATCGCTTGGGGTTCATGGCGATCAGGACGGCCATGCAGAGGAAGATCACACCAAAGATCGCTTCAAAAATTCCCGACGGCAGGTAGATCGCCAGCAACGCACCGACAGGCACGCCAGCCAGAGTTGGGATCGTTAATTCGAGCGCGAGGGATCGGTTTAAGTACCCGTGTTTGTTGAACGTAGCAACTGCGGAGGCGCTGGAGAATAAGACGGCGACGCGGTTGGTACCGTTGGCAATTTTTGGGTCGAGCCCAAATAGCATCAGCGCCGGGAGGGTCAAGAAAGAACCGCCTCCTGCGATCGTGTTGATTGTCCCCGCGATAAATCCCGCGACGATCAATACAACGTACCAAGCCAATTGTTGCATTTCGTAAATCGATTCTTTCAACAGGGCTCAACGCATCCTGTCGGTCGGTGAGGGGAGCGTTGGCCGCCGGTCGGATCCGCTCGCAGGCTGTGTGCCTGCGGTATCGACCGGTGAGCAGAGATCCGCATGGTCATCGCGTTCCAAGGTGGTGCCTTGGAACGAGCGGATCGAGGGTGAGGCTAGATCAGTCGAGGATGTCGAGCAATTCGACTTCGAAGATCAACGCTTCGTTTGGACCGATGGTTGGCGGTTCGTTTGGATCGCGCGAGGGGGATCCACGCAGGCCGTAACCGAGGTCTGGCGGAATGTAGAGCATCCACTTGTCGCCAACTTTCATCTTCTGCAATCCTTCGGTCCAACCGCGGATGACTTGGCCGACGCCAAACTGAGCCGGTTGGCCGCGCTGGACCGAGCTGTCGAAGACTTCGCCGTTGATCAGCTTGCCGGTGTAGTGGACGCTGACGGTGCTTTGTGCCGTCGGCGATGCGCCGGTTCCCTCTTTGATGACTTGGTATTGCAAGCCGCTCGGGAGGGTCACAACGCCTGGTTTCTTGCCGTTTGCGGCCAGGAAGGCGTCGGCTTTTTCTTTGTTGGGGCCAGCGATCGCTTCCATCTTCTTTTCTTGTTCGCGAACGCGGGCTTCAGCTCGCTGTTGCAGCTGGGCGTCGATCGCTTGGAAAGCAGCTTGGATCTGTTCGGTCGTGATCTTTGGATTCGCCTTGCTGATCGCGTCGAAGATGCCCAAAGCGACCGAGGCGGTGTCGAGATCGCCCGCTTCGAAACCTTGGCGGCGCAACTGGCTGCCCATTTCGAGGCCGAGGGCGTAGCTGTTTACGTCTTTTACGCCCGATGCGGGGGCGGGGATCGAATCTTGGGACATAGCGTCTTGGATTGGCAGGGTGGAGAGGCAGGAGCAAAGCAGCCCGCAAAATAGCAAGCGTTTCATGGAGATGTTCCTAAGGGTGGAAATGTCGCCGCGGTGCAAAGTGGGCTGCGGCTGGTGTTTTACAGGATAGCAGGCTGGTCCGGTTGTGGCGAACCACGCCGGTCGACCACCGCCGGGCAAAAGTTGTTTTTTTGCGTTTGGGCGGATCCGCTGCGGAGCGATAGATGGCGGTTCGTTGATGAACCGTTGGGGGGGGCAGGGGATGGCTTCAGCTGAAACGCTGTATTGCCCCCGATAGGCCGTCGCAGGTTGGGCTCGATCGCCCTTCCCGCGTCGCTCTTTCAATCGATTGTGAAAATCGCGTTAGCTGGCGTTTTTCAGGGCTTCTAGTGCCGCGTCGTAGTTAGGTTCGCTGGTCACTTCGCTAACGGTTTCGGCGTACAGGACGGTTCCCTTGGAATCGAGTACGACGACCGCGCGGGTCAACAGCTTCAGTTCATCGATCGTCATGCCGTAAGCCGCACCAAATTCACCGGTTTGGTAATCGCTGGCGGTCTGCATCGAGACGTTCTCGGCGCCACAGAAGCGAGCTTGCGCGAAAGGAAGGTCGCGGCTGATCGTGACTGCGTTGATCGAATCGCCCAGAGCGCCCAACGATTCGTTGAACTTCTTGGTTTGGATCGCGCAGACGCCGGTGTCCAGCGAAGGGACGATGCTCAGCAGGGCTGGCTTTCCCTTGAGGTCGGCCAGGGGCAGCGTTTGCATCCCGTCTTTGTAGTAGTGCAAGGTGAAATCGGGGGCGGTGCTGCCCACGGTCAGTTCTTCGCCTTGCAACGTCATTGGGTTGCCTTTGAATGTGATCACTCCGCTGCGCGCCATCTTCGTATCTCCGCTATTTGGGTTGGATTAACTTCATCGCATTGCATTCGTCTGGGTGCCGCGAATGCGTTGAGTGAAGTATGGCGAAGATCGATGGCGTGGCAAAGGGCGTGTGTTTCCACCGCCCTGGATGCTGTTGTGGATCGCTGGATTATGACCAGGCGATCCTGCGGTAGATCCGGTGGCGATCAGCCTCGATTACCAGTGGACTTCGATCTGGTTGTCGACTTGGTCGGCGCCGGGGACGCTGCGGACAGCTTCCTGGGCCATCTGTTTGATAAAATAACTGCGGACGGTGCCGCTGAGGACGACGTTTTGGCCGTCGGCATGCGGTCGGATGCCCATGCCACGCAGGTGCGGATGTTGGCGGATGACGCTGTCGACGCGGATTTGCAACGGTTCGATGTCGTGTTGGGCCGGAAGGGTTTGTGTGCTCATTTGATCTGCCATAGGGTTTGTGGGGAGGATTGGCTTTCGCCATAAAAAGGATTCGGCAGTCAAATGCTTGCACCCTTAGGATAATTTGGTGTTCGTGCTTAGAAAATGTATCGGCAGCGGTATCGGTGACGGTTGTGCCGGATCTAACGCGGGTCGGCTGGCAAAATGGTCGCACGAGGTGCTTTGTGGTCATTTTGCAGTGGAAGTGGCTGGCGTTGGGGTGGGGCGTTATAACCGAAACACCCGCTCTGAAACGGGACGTTTGCAGAGGAAATGTTGTGCGGGCGATTGCAGGCGGGCGGTCGAGCCGGTTGGGGGTGATTACCGTGGAGGGATCTGCTGGTAGAAGTTTTGCAGTGATTCTCGAGTTCTTTGATCGAGCTGATTTATGCCCGTGTATTGGTTTGCCCTACTGATTTCCGTTCTGTTGTCGGCCTCTTCGACCGACATGCTGACGCTGCCGAGCCCGTTTGTGACGGCGTTTGGGATGGTGATGTTGTGGGGTGTCATGGCCAAAGGGTTTGCGATCCTGAATGCTCAGCAGGTGCTGCGACAGCAGGCGAGCTTCGATCAGGCGGCTCGTAAGCTCTCGCGTCAGTTGAATTGCTTGCGTTGGTTGTGGCTGCCGCTGGGAGCCGTTGGGCTGACGGCCTGCGGTTTTTCGCAAGCTGTCGAAGATTCGCCGATCGGTGCATCGATGGCGTTGGGGGCGATGGGGATGTTGATTCCTAGCCTGGCTGCCGTGGCGTCGACTTGGCTGGCCGAGCGGCAGTTTTCCGATTGGGTCGGCGAAGCGGAGCCGGTTCAAAACGAGAGCGATTCGCCGTCGCGGTTCCCGACGCTGCATGCGGTGATGGAATCGCTGCGGTTGCAAGCGGCGTGGATCTTGTTGCCGGTCTTATTTGTGTTTGCCGTGATCGATGTGGTGAATTTCGGGTTTGTCGGCGCCGATTCGCAGCATCGTTGGGTCGGCGGCGCGGCCGGTTTACTCTGCTTGCCCTTCTTTTTGCCGATGCTGATCCGTTTCATTTGGAACACGCGGCGGTGCGAACACGATCCGCAATCGGCTTGGTTAGTCGATGTCGTTCGCGCGTCGGGCTTGCGGCATTTTCGAATCCGCCGGTGGGAAACCGAAGGGCGGATCTGCAGCGCTTTGGTCGCCGGATTCATTCCCGGTTTCCGGATGTTGTTGCTCAGCGACGCCCTCTTGGACCGACTGGATCGCAAATCGACGACGATGGTGGTGCTGCACGAATTGGCACATGTCCGCCGCTGGCACATCGCGCTGCGGATGTTGACGCTGGTTCCGACCTGGGGGATCGTCGGTTTCATCGGTTCTCATTTTGCGGGAGCTCCGCTGCAGCAGGGGGCTGTCGTCGCGGCGGGCTTGCTGCTGACGCTGTTAGCGCTGCGTTGGGTTTCCCACGCGACCGAACTGGATGCCGATCGCTACGCCTGCTCGCTGGCCGCTCAGATCGCGGCGGCGGATTCGGGGAATCGCTTGCAGGGGGCGGTTCCGGCGTCGGAGGTCGATGCAGCTTATGTGCTCGCATCGGCGTTGGTCGATGTCTGCTGCGACAATCCCAAAGCTTGCCGGGCCAGTTGGATGCACCCGAGTCTGGCGACTCGCGTCGATCGACTGCATCGGGTCGCCAATCCCGCTGTCTCGCAGCAATCATCGCTGCAGCAGGTCTGACATTAGGCGGCGAGACCGGCCGCTGGAGTGGAGCCTTCAGGCGATTTCAGCTAGCTGGATTCAGCGAGTCAAATTCAGTGCCGCGTGAGTCGGCTGAAGCCTCGACTCCAGCGCTCGTAGCTGTTCGGGCTCTGTTTTTCCCGGCGGAATCGTATTTTCTGGAAATCTCAGAAAAACGCGAACCCGTTCGGATCGCAGGCGTCTAAGTGGGCGAAGCAGGTCGTATTTATTGGCGGCTGAGTCGGAAACTGTTACCGATTTGGGCCGATAAATGATTGACAAGAGTCCGTCGCATTGGCGATGATCTTGTTAGGGACCGTCGCCCGGTGCGGTGAAGGTCCTGGTTTCAATGTTTGTTTTCCGGGGCTGGTTGTTGTTAACTAGCCCTACATTTTCTGAACTTCTCTATTCGCGTTGCTATCGCGAAGGAGGCCTCAAGTGCGTAACGAAATTATTACCAATGCTGTTGTTAACGTCGTCGATCGTGAAGATCGCGTGGTCGTTATTGGCTGCTTGGTCGTAGTGCGCCGCCTCCATCTGCGCCTAAAACAGCAGCTTCTAAGTTACGCGAAAGCCTTTGCCAGTCGCGGCATGCCTACGGGCATGCCGTATCCGATGACCCGCTGTTGGCGGGTCTGTACGGAGACGACGTCAGCGATGCTGATGTCCGGTGGCACGCAAGGGCTGTCATCGAGCGGGCTGGCATTGATGCCAGCAATGGCCGGATCGCGAAACGCCTGAACTTCAGGCCGCTCGTACAAATCTGGTGATTACTAGGGCTTTCGGCTGTGAAAGTTCGCTCGTGCACGATCCCTGCGGGATGATCGCGTTCGATCGGCGTATCCACTGCTTGCCCAAGAATCGGGTTTCTTTGATCTGTGTTGTCGTGCCTACAGAGGACGGCGATGCGTTGATTGGGAACCACCGCGGAACTTCGCTCGCACCTTCGGTGGATGTGTGCAGCGTGTTCTTGAGACGGAATTGTTTCAATCGATTTCCATTCAACGCCGGGTGTGGCTAGGCCCCCAGAGCGCTGCGTGGAGCAAGACGCTTCGGGAAAAGGAAAACATTAGTATGTCTACGGCATTTCTTTCGGATCTGCGAAATCAGACCGTTGCCGAATTGGTAACCGCCGCTCAAGCAGGCGACCGGCTCGCATTTGGTGAATTGTTCGATCGCTACCGACCTCAGGTCATCGGATTGGCGATTCGTCGCTTGGGTAGCGTCGACGAGGCTGAAGAGTTGGCACAGGACGTGTTTGTTCAAGCGATGCAAAAGATCGATCAGTTGCGTGTCCCAGAAGCCTTCGGCGGCTGGGTTCGTCAGATCGTACATCGGATGGCGATCAATCGGTTCACGCGGCGGCCTCGCGCCGTCGCGTGCGACCCGGTGACACTCGATGCGACTTGCTTCGATTCGGGAACTCCCGAGGATGTGGCGATCGATCGCGAGAACGCCGCCTACATCCACGAGGGCCTGGGCCGACTTGGCGATATGGATCGGCAGACGTTGGAAGCGTTTTATCTCGATGGGCAGAGCTTGATCGAGATGAGCGACGCCTTCGACGCGCCGGTCGGTACAATCAAGCGACGGCTGCACGTCGCTCGCAAGCGACTGGCCAAGGAGCTGGACGTATTGCAGGCGGTTTGAATCGGGCGGCTGGAAACGGCTTGCCGATTGCGAGAGTTCTTCTCGAGCGGTCGGTGAGCTGCGTTGTTGTGCCTTCGCTCAGTCGTTCGACTTGCGGGGCAGAGCGACCATGATCCAGGCGGCGATCCAGGCGAGTCCGCCCAGCGGCGTGATCGCTCCCATCACGGGAAGGTTGAGCGCGACCAGGAGGTACAGGCTGCCGCTGAAGAGCAGGGTGCCAAGAGTCATCAGCGTGATGATCGTCAGATATTTGCCGCGGTTGTAATGCCCGGCGACCGCTGCCATGGCGACCAACGCGACGGCGTGCAGCAGATGGTATCGCACGCCCACGTCGGCTTGTCCGACTCGCTTGGCGGCGACTTC from Rosistilla oblonga includes the following:
- a CDS encoding DUF423 domain-containing protein, encoding MNANQASGIAVRRVLMIAGFLGASGIMAGAFTAHGLETWLIDQGYEEVAAKRVGQADVGVRYHLLHAVALVAMAAVAGHYNRGKYLTIITLMTLGTLLFSGSLYLLVALNLPVMGAITPLGGLAWIAAWIMVALPRKSND
- the tpx gene encoding thiol peroxidase; this encodes MARSGVITFKGNPMTLQGEELTVGSTAPDFTLHYYKDGMQTLPLADLKGKPALLSIVPSLDTGVCAIQTKKFNESLGALGDSINAVTISRDLPFAQARFCGAENVSMQTASDYQTGEFGAAYGMTIDELKLLTRAVVVLDSKGTVLYAETVSEVTSEPNYDAALEALKNAS
- a CDS encoding BON domain-containing protein; translation: MSTQTLPAQHDIEPLQIRVDSVIRQHPHLRGMGIRPHADGQNVVLSGTVRSYFIKQMAQEAVRSVPGADQVDNQIEVHW
- a CDS encoding M48 family metalloprotease, producing the protein MPVYWFALLISVLLSASSTDMLTLPSPFVTAFGMVMLWGVMAKGFAILNAQQVLRQQASFDQAARKLSRQLNCLRWLWLPLGAVGLTACGFSQAVEDSPIGASMALGAMGMLIPSLAAVASTWLAERQFSDWVGEAEPVQNESDSPSRFPTLHAVMESLRLQAAWILLPVLFVFAVIDVVNFGFVGADSQHRWVGGAAGLLCLPFFLPMLIRFIWNTRRCEHDPQSAWLVDVVRASGLRHFRIRRWETEGRICSALVAGFIPGFRMLLLSDALLDRLDRKSTTMVVLHELAHVRRWHIALRMLTLVPTWGIVGFIGSHFAGAPLQQGAVVAAGLLLTLLALRWVSHATELDADRYACSLAAQIAAADSGNRLQGAVPASEVDAAYVLASALVDVCCDNPKACRASWMHPSLATRVDRLHRVANPAVSQQSSLQQV
- the nadD gene encoding nicotinate-nucleotide adenylyltransferase — encoded protein: MRIGILGGSFDPVHYGHLMLAERAREQLSLDKVLFVPAAMSPLKPTGPVASSEARVAMLQLAIGGNEAFEVSRVEIDRGGVSYTLDTVTAIREQFPQAELFLMMGADLVGQLGDWKQPEKIFAIAKPAIMNRGGYDAATAAEIEPFLTDSDSGQVAFLQMPQIELSSSELRDRIGAGKSIRYHTPRAVEESIRAEGLYV
- a CDS encoding FKBP-type peptidyl-prolyl cis-trans isomerase; protein product: MKRLLFCGLLCSCLSTLPIQDAMSQDSIPAPASGVKDVNSYALGLEMGSQLRRQGFEAGDLDTASVALGIFDAISKANPKITTEQIQAAFQAIDAQLQQRAEARVREQEKKMEAIAGPNKEKADAFLAANGKKPGVVTLPSGLQYQVIKEGTGASPTAQSTVSVHYTGKLINGEVFDSSVQRGQPAQFGVGQVIRGWTEGLQKMKVGDKWMLYIPPDLGYGLRGSPSRDPNEPPTIGPNEALIFEVELLDILD
- a CDS encoding sulfite exporter TauE/SafE family protein gives rise to the protein MQQLAWYVVLIVAGFIAGTINTIAGGGSFLTLPALMLFGLDPKIANGTNRVAVLFSSASAVATFNKHGYLNRSLALELTIPTLAGVPVGALLAIYLPSGIFEAIFGVIFLCMAVLIAMNPKRLIETRQASDRSRWVTSPLFFAIGIYVGFIQAGMGILLLMAMSLLNTGDLLASNAIKNLIGFLVTLAAVGLFAVYGYIEWLPGLAMAMGNVVGGVVGAKLAIKKGNRLIFVFLIVVMTASGVKMIWSSLS
- a CDS encoding RNA polymerase sigma factor, which encodes MSTAFLSDLRNQTVAELVTAAQAGDRLAFGELFDRYRPQVIGLAIRRLGSVDEAEELAQDVFVQAMQKIDQLRVPEAFGGWVRQIVHRMAINRFTRRPRAVACDPVTLDATCFDSGTPEDVAIDRENAAYIHEGLGRLGDMDRQTLEAFYLDGQSLIEMSDAFDAPVGTIKRRLHVARKRLAKELDVLQAV